A window from Maribacter dokdonensis DSW-8 encodes these proteins:
- a CDS encoding tetratricopeptide repeat protein, whose protein sequence is MKNRLLLVAALTFTMVGFAQKNEIKSAEKALKSGDATAAKTAIEAASGTIAAADEKTQAQYYFTRGKIYSDLAKKGDNDAFEKSANSFKKVIEIEEASGKQKYSSETNQYMAALTADLVNSAVSDNSNNKFKEAAEKLYMSYTLSPKDTSYLYYAAGSAVNGGHYEMALDYYNKLQEVGYDGSGVVYKATNAASGEVEEMDKVQRDLMVKSGTYTNPVDEKTPSKKAEIVKNTALIYTQLGQDEKALEAYQAARKNDPEDVNLILNEANLYFNQGNKDKFKELMAQAIALAPDNPDLHYNVGVISMEQDNYEDARVSYKKAIELDPKYTNAYLNLSTTYVNEGNNLIDEMNSLGNSRADIAKYDELKEKKDSLFKQGADVLEDALKNNPGNENIMTQLKNIYGAMGDTENFTRIKKLLGE, encoded by the coding sequence ATGAAAAATAGGTTATTACTTGTAGCGGCGCTGACATTTACTATGGTCGGTTTTGCTCAAAAGAATGAAATAAAGTCTGCGGAAAAGGCATTAAAATCTGGCGATGCTACAGCAGCCAAAACTGCTATAGAAGCTGCTTCAGGTACTATTGCTGCAGCTGATGAGAAAACTCAGGCGCAATATTACTTTACAAGAGGTAAAATTTATAGCGATTTAGCCAAAAAAGGAGATAATGATGCATTTGAAAAATCTGCGAATTCTTTTAAAAAGGTTATTGAGATAGAAGAAGCTTCTGGTAAACAAAAATATTCTTCTGAGACTAACCAGTATATGGCAGCATTGACTGCAGATTTGGTTAACTCTGCGGTTAGCGATAACAGTAACAATAAGTTTAAAGAAGCGGCTGAGAAGTTGTATATGAGCTATACATTGAGTCCTAAGGATACATCTTACTTGTACTATGCTGCAGGTAGTGCTGTAAACGGTGGTCATTATGAAATGGCGTTAGATTATTATAACAAATTACAAGAAGTAGGTTATGATGGTAGCGGTGTTGTGTATAAGGCTACGAATGCGGCTTCAGGTGAAGTTGAGGAGATGGATAAAGTTCAACGTGACCTTATGGTGAAATCTGGTACTTATACCAATCCTGTGGATGAAAAAACGCCATCTAAAAAAGCTGAAATTGTTAAGAATACAGCATTGATCTACACTCAATTAGGGCAAGATGAAAAAGCTTTAGAAGCATATCAGGCAGCTAGAAAAAATGATCCAGAAGATGTAAATCTTATTTTAAACGAAGCAAACCTTTATTTCAATCAAGGAAATAAAGATAAGTTTAAAGAATTAATGGCTCAGGCAATAGCACTTGCACCAGATAATCCAGATTTACATTACAACGTTGGTGTAATTAGCATGGAGCAAGACAATTATGAAGATGCTCGTGTATCTTACAAAAAAGCGATAGAGCTTGATCCTAAATATACCAATGCATATTTAAATCTTTCTACAACCTATGTAAATGAAGGTAACAACCTTATTGATGAAATGAACTCGTTAGGTAATAGTAGAGCGGATATTGCCAAGTATGATGAATTGAAAGAGAAAAAGGATAGCTTGTTCAAGCAAGGTGCAGATGTTTTGGAAGATGCATTGAAGAACAACCCTGGTAATGAAAATATCATGACACAGCTTAAGAATATTTATGGAGCTATGGGTGATACTGAAAACTTTACTAGAATAAAGAAGTTGTTAGGAGAGTAA